The Candidatus Phaeomarinobacter ectocarpi genome includes a region encoding these proteins:
- a CDS encoding acetyl-CoA acetyltransferase, with translation MPEANTPILVGGGQITQRGVAVADALSPMALMAEAAKRALADAKGGDALAQQLDTVAVVRFTADSPEAGRLSFGQYTNAPRTLANAVGARPDRELYTATGGNTPQWLVNRTAEEIANGEADCVLLAGSEGLHSILSALNQGQELDWGDEPGGEPTHIGVEKPGVNEMERRHAMFFPVNTYPMFENAIRGQLGRTVKDHQLELGKLFSKFTKVASENPHAWFPTFRSPEEIATETETNRYVGFPYTKYMNSIIRVDQAAAVVMMSVEKARELGIPEDRWVYLHGCADANDLWYVTERVNYHSSPAIRTMGQKALGMAGMSIDEMDYLDLYSCFPSAVQIGAQELGISLDDPRDFTVTGGLPYFGGAGNNYVMHSIATMLDKVRAKPGSKGLCTANGWFVTKHSIGVYSTTPKEGQWERENPATYQAELDAMDHPIVDEMPDGDAKIETYTVVHGREGAQFGMVLGRMNDTGHRFVAHVPADKALLETMKTKEMLGASGNVKPAQPGADGKLGTNTFTPAA, from the coding sequence ATGCCCGAAGCAAACACACCCATTCTTGTTGGCGGTGGTCAGATCACCCAGCGCGGAGTCGCAGTTGCAGACGCGTTGTCGCCGATGGCCCTCATGGCCGAAGCCGCAAAACGCGCTCTGGCGGATGCAAAGGGCGGCGATGCATTGGCGCAGCAACTTGATACGGTGGCCGTCGTGCGTTTCACAGCGGATAGTCCGGAAGCCGGGCGGCTCTCCTTTGGTCAATACACCAATGCGCCTCGCACGCTTGCAAACGCGGTGGGCGCTCGACCCGACCGTGAGCTCTACACGGCAACAGGTGGCAACACGCCCCAGTGGCTTGTGAACAGAACGGCTGAAGAAATTGCCAATGGTGAAGCAGACTGCGTTCTACTCGCGGGTTCAGAAGGGCTGCACTCGATCCTTTCTGCGCTCAATCAGGGACAGGAGCTTGATTGGGGTGATGAGCCCGGTGGTGAGCCGACCCATATTGGTGTTGAAAAACCCGGCGTGAACGAGATGGAACGGCGTCACGCCATGTTCTTCCCGGTCAACACCTACCCGATGTTTGAAAATGCGATCCGAGGTCAGCTTGGACGCACGGTGAAAGATCATCAGCTGGAACTTGGAAAGCTGTTTTCAAAGTTCACAAAAGTTGCATCCGAAAATCCACACGCATGGTTCCCGACATTTCGTTCACCAGAAGAGATTGCGACCGAGACGGAAACCAACCGCTATGTCGGTTTTCCGTATACGAAATATATGAACTCGATCATCCGCGTCGATCAGGCAGCCGCCGTCGTCATGATGAGCGTGGAAAAAGCACGTGAGCTTGGTATTCCGGAAGATCGTTGGGTCTATCTGCACGGGTGTGCGGATGCCAACGACCTTTGGTATGTGACCGAGCGAGTAAATTATCACTCGTCACCAGCTATCCGCACCATGGGCCAGAAGGCCCTTGGCATGGCCGGAATGTCGATCGATGAGATGGACTATCTTGATCTCTACTCATGCTTCCCATCCGCGGTCCAGATTGGTGCGCAGGAGTTGGGCATAAGTCTCGATGACCCACGCGACTTCACGGTGACCGGCGGTCTTCCGTATTTTGGTGGTGCAGGGAACAACTACGTCATGCATTCCATTGCAACCATGCTCGACAAGGTACGCGCCAAACCCGGCTCAAAAGGCCTGTGCACGGCAAATGGTTGGTTTGTTACCAAGCACTCGATCGGCGTTTATTCGACAACGCCCAAGGAAGGGCAATGGGAGCGCGAAAATCCGGCCACTTATCAGGCTGAGCTTGATGCGATGGATCACCCGATTGTGGATGAAATGCCGGATGGTGATGCCAAGATCGAAACCTATACGGTTGTCCACGGCCGCGAGGGAGCACAGTTCGGGATGGTGCTTGGACGGATGAACGACACGGGCCACCGGTTTGTGGCTCACGTGCCCGCAGACAAGGCACTGCTTGAGACCATGAAGACAAAAGAGATGCTGGGCGCGTCCGGAAATGTAAAACCTGCACAGCCCGGTGCGGACGGAAAACTCGGGACCAACACCTTCACTCCGGCTGCATAG
- a CDS encoding ATP-dependent Clp protease proteolytic subunit has product MHDPVETYMNLVPMVVEQTSRGERSYDIFSRLLKERIIFVTGPVEDGMASLVTAQLLFLESENPKKEIAMYINSPGGIVTSGMAIYDTMQFIRPQISTLCIGQAASMGSLLLAAGQKDMRFALPNARIMVHQPSGGFQGQASDIEIHAREVLALRERLNQIYVKHTGQEIDKVQEALERDNFMTPESAKDFGIIDAVMDSRPGDPADEAEAA; this is encoded by the coding sequence ATGCATGATCCCGTCGAGACTTACATGAACCTCGTGCCCATGGTGGTCGAACAGACCAGCCGGGGTGAACGGTCCTACGACATCTTTTCCCGTCTCCTGAAGGAGCGGATCATTTTTGTGACCGGGCCTGTTGAAGATGGCATGGCCAGCCTGGTTACGGCGCAGCTTCTCTTTTTGGAGTCCGAGAACCCCAAAAAGGAGATTGCGATGTACATCAACTCTCCTGGCGGCATTGTGACTTCAGGCATGGCGATCTACGACACCATGCAGTTTATCCGTCCTCAGATTTCCACGCTCTGCATTGGCCAGGCCGCATCCATGGGCTCTTTGCTCCTGGCGGCAGGCCAAAAGGACATGCGATTCGCGCTGCCAAATGCACGGATCATGGTCCACCAGCCGTCCGGCGGCTTCCAGGGGCAGGCGTCTGATATTGAAATTCATGCCCGTGAAGTGCTCGCTCTGCGTGAGCGTCTCAATCAGATTTACGTGAAGCACACCGGTCAGGAGATCGACAAGGTTCAAGAAGCGCTGGAGCGCGATAACTTCATGACACCTGAATCTGCTAAAGATTTCGGGATCATAGACGCTGTCATGGATAGCCGTCCGGGTGATCCTGCTGATGAAGCAGAGGCTGCGTAA
- a CDS encoding GNAT family N-acetyltransferase — MGANVRRARLSDLEQIVDIYNHYVINTAITFDIDPYSVETRRGWFDQFGDAGPHQLLVAEFQGDILGYAGTMPFRQKAAYAQSVETTVYLRNDAGGQGLGSKLYEALFAALEGAPVHRLLAGMTVPNQASDALHAKHGFEPCGLFREVGFKFDKYWDVQWYDRVL; from the coding sequence ATGGGTGCCAATGTCCGCCGCGCTCGTTTGTCAGATCTCGAACAGATCGTGGATATCTATAACCACTATGTGATCAACACCGCGATTACGTTTGATATTGATCCGTATTCGGTTGAAACCCGTCGCGGGTGGTTTGACCAGTTTGGTGATGCAGGGCCACATCAGCTTCTGGTGGCTGAATTCCAAGGCGACATATTGGGGTACGCGGGAACAATGCCGTTTCGGCAGAAAGCAGCTTATGCCCAATCGGTTGAGACAACAGTATATCTGAGGAATGATGCAGGCGGTCAGGGGCTGGGAAGTAAGCTCTACGAAGCACTATTCGCGGCACTCGAAGGTGCGCCGGTCCACAGACTGCTGGCTGGTATGACAGTTCCCAATCAGGCATCAGACGCGTTACATGCAAAACATGGGTTTGAGCCGTGTGGCTTGTTCCGTGAGGTCGGTTTCAAATTTGATAAGTACTGGGATGTGCAATGGTACGACCGGGTGCTCTAG
- the tig gene encoding trigger factor encodes MQVTETLSEGLKREFTVVIEAADLAGRLDAKLDEIKGQVQLKGFRPGKVPKSHLMKTYGKSVMGDVIQETVGETSQKAIEERELKPALQPNIELEGDVEPVVEGKSDLTYKLTFEIMPDFDLPDFSALTLTRPVVEVSDEEVDESITQMAAQQQNFEPKDEKAKAEDGDRLTIDFLGKVDDVAFEGGTAEGASLVIGSGQFIPGFEEQLVGSKAGDDVTVNVTFPAEYGAEHLAGKDAVFEVKVQEVAGPAETKIDDEFATQMGLESLDALKEALKGRIGEDYGRISRNRVKRSLLDELDGLLDFELPPTMLEQEIEQIIQQAQSEKAHSAEDYDPEQDHDHDHSDIEISDEEKEEFKAIAERRVRLGLLLSEVGTRNEVQVTQDEVNRAIAEQARNFPGQEQQVFQFYTQNQQAQAQIRAPLFEDKVVDYILELAKVTDETVTREALLEDPDAPAEDAVDAKEEKPKKKAAAKKKASTKKKATSKKKDDKKSKDDK; translated from the coding sequence ATGCAGGTCACCGAAACCCTCTCTGAAGGGCTGAAGCGCGAATTTACGGTTGTCATCGAAGCTGCGGACCTCGCTGGCCGCCTGGATGCCAAGCTGGATGAAATCAAGGGCCAGGTTCAGCTCAAGGGCTTCCGCCCGGGCAAAGTGCCCAAGTCGCACCTCATGAAGACCTACGGCAAGTCCGTAATGGGCGATGTCATTCAGGAGACCGTTGGTGAAACGTCCCAGAAGGCAATCGAAGAGCGCGAACTGAAACCAGCGCTGCAGCCGAACATCGAGCTTGAAGGCGATGTCGAGCCGGTGGTCGAGGGCAAGTCTGATCTCACCTACAAGCTCACGTTCGAAATCATGCCCGATTTCGATTTGCCTGACTTCTCAGCTCTCACGCTCACTCGCCCTGTCGTTGAGGTCAGCGATGAGGAAGTAGACGAGTCCATCACTCAGATGGCTGCGCAGCAGCAGAACTTTGAGCCAAAGGACGAGAAGGCAAAAGCGGAGGACGGCGACCGCCTGACAATTGATTTCCTCGGCAAGGTCGACGATGTGGCGTTTGAAGGCGGCACCGCAGAAGGCGCCTCGTTGGTGATTGGGTCTGGTCAGTTCATCCCCGGTTTTGAAGAACAGCTCGTTGGCTCCAAGGCAGGCGACGACGTAACCGTCAATGTGACGTTCCCAGCGGAGTATGGTGCTGAGCACCTCGCGGGCAAGGACGCTGTATTCGAAGTGAAGGTCCAGGAAGTTGCGGGCCCCGCCGAAACAAAGATTGACGATGAGTTTGCCACGCAGATGGGGCTCGAAAGCCTGGATGCGCTGAAGGAAGCTCTCAAGGGCCGCATCGGTGAGGATTACGGTCGTATCTCTCGCAACCGCGTAAAACGTTCATTGCTTGATGAACTTGATGGCCTTTTGGATTTCGAACTGCCGCCGACGATGCTTGAGCAGGAAATCGAGCAGATCATCCAGCAGGCCCAGTCTGAAAAAGCGCATAGCGCTGAGGACTATGACCCTGAGCAGGATCATGACCACGACCATTCCGACATTGAGATTTCCGATGAGGAAAAAGAAGAGTTCAAGGCAATCGCCGAGCGCCGCGTGCGCCTCGGCCTGCTTCTCTCTGAGGTGGGAACGCGCAACGAAGTGCAGGTCACTCAGGACGAAGTGAACCGCGCCATCGCCGAACAGGCCCGCAACTTCCCAGGACAGGAGCAGCAGGTGTTCCAGTTCTACACTCAGAACCAGCAAGCTCAGGCACAGATCCGCGCCCCTCTGTTCGAAGACAAGGTGGTCGATTACATCCTTGAGCTGGCCAAAGTCACTGACGAAACAGTGACCCGTGAAGCGCTTCTGGAAGATCCCGATGCGCCAGCAGAAGATGCTGTTGATGCGAAGGAAGAAAAGCCGAAGAAGAAGGCTGCTGCCAAAAAGAAGGCGTCAACGAAGAAAAAAGCGACCTCCAAGAAGAAGGACGACAAAAAGAGCAAGGACGACAAATAG
- a CDS encoding MBL fold metallo-hydrolase — translation MAGLAVAVSATAALAACDIGEITEVTQVSWRAAADAPDGWSEVLAKPSDIKVTAYVTGEVFAGGGVLIDPSVDGVPEGLGEDQWVPSLSYLVQHPSGQNVLLDSGVRAGECGYQILLVLDFPCRNKPGQDVVSQLSRDGIDTIDFLVATHFHGDHASGLGPIMTRYDPVILASADEIDALKSPLRETQGYRYEQFAADMRVEAADNGFLEMPYIGKAADLFGDGSVWLLATPGHTPGHMSVFLNAAAGPVLMTFDAAHLEATYRYNAPGGLGADLDVASDSISKLTALADAMPGVALVFGHEPTQWTGDAIRHDLTTTK, via the coding sequence TTGGCAGGACTAGCCGTTGCAGTTTCAGCGACGGCGGCCCTTGCCGCTTGTGACATTGGTGAGATTACTGAAGTCACACAGGTAAGTTGGCGGGCGGCCGCGGATGCGCCCGACGGGTGGTCCGAAGTCCTTGCCAAGCCCTCAGACATCAAAGTGACCGCATATGTCACCGGCGAAGTATTCGCCGGCGGAGGTGTCCTGATTGACCCAAGCGTCGACGGCGTGCCCGAAGGTCTGGGGGAGGACCAATGGGTCCCGTCACTTTCCTATCTTGTGCAGCACCCATCTGGCCAAAATGTACTTCTGGACTCAGGTGTGCGGGCGGGCGAGTGCGGGTATCAAATTTTGCTCGTCCTTGATTTCCCCTGTCGCAATAAGCCGGGACAGGATGTCGTCTCGCAGTTGTCCCGCGATGGCATCGATACCATCGACTTTCTGGTGGCAACCCATTTTCACGGAGATCACGCCAGTGGGCTTGGACCGATCATGACACGCTATGATCCGGTCATCCTGGCGTCTGCCGATGAGATTGACGCTCTGAAAAGCCCCTTGCGCGAAACGCAGGGATATCGCTACGAGCAGTTCGCTGCCGATATGCGGGTTGAGGCAGCCGACAACGGATTCCTTGAAATGCCCTACATCGGCAAGGCTGCGGACTTGTTCGGAGACGGATCTGTTTGGTTGCTGGCAACGCCCGGCCATACGCCCGGGCATATGTCGGTATTTCTCAACGCGGCGGCAGGTCCAGTCCTGATGACCTTTGACGCAGCTCACCTGGAAGCGACCTATCGATACAATGCGCCCGGCGGTCTTGGTGCGGACCTTGATGTCGCCTCAGACAGTATTTCAAAGCTCACCGCTCTGGCAGATGCAATGCCCGGTGTTGCACTCGTCTTCGGACATGAGCCCACGCAGTGGACCGGCGACGCGATCCGCCACGACCTTACAACAACAAAGTAA
- a CDS encoding carbon-nitrogen hydrolase family protein, translating into MSQETFEMTRVAAVQMEARVADVPYNIEQASRLVDEAIARGAKVIAIPEFFTTRIVYDERLFACSLPPENPALDMLISKATRNQVMIGGSYLEMRDGDVYNTYVLVEPDGRVHRHDKDLPTMVENAFYVGGSDDGCIETSQGRIGAAVCWEMVRTQTPKRLIGKVDLLMTGSHWWSDPGWSVFKPIAKSFHEGNGRMMHRTPGRLAAMIGAPILHAGHTGTLEGGYLMVPGSRFHVGTRTQLMGDTQIINGEGDLVAFMHYSEGAGVITADIELGATPPRETIPDRFWIQRLSYLTNFIWHHQNACGKSAYQWAKRTGRLQTYDFTSNAPPAALTLRKDEVLML; encoded by the coding sequence ATGTCTCAGGAGACATTTGAAATGACGCGCGTTGCGGCTGTGCAGATGGAAGCACGGGTCGCCGATGTCCCCTACAACATCGAGCAGGCATCGCGGCTTGTCGATGAAGCTATCGCAAGGGGCGCGAAAGTCATCGCGATCCCTGAGTTCTTCACGACGCGTATCGTCTATGACGAGCGGCTGTTTGCCTGTTCCTTGCCACCTGAGAACCCGGCGCTCGACATGCTCATATCGAAGGCGACCCGTAATCAGGTGATGATCGGTGGGTCCTACCTCGAGATGCGCGACGGCGATGTGTACAACACATATGTGCTCGTTGAGCCGGACGGTAGGGTCCACCGCCACGACAAGGATCTGCCTACAATGGTGGAGAATGCCTTCTATGTCGGAGGCAGCGACGATGGATGCATCGAAACATCCCAAGGGCGGATCGGCGCGGCTGTGTGTTGGGAAATGGTACGCACTCAGACGCCCAAGCGGCTCATCGGTAAAGTTGACCTGCTGATGACCGGATCACACTGGTGGTCTGACCCAGGCTGGTCCGTCTTCAAGCCCATCGCCAAGTCGTTCCACGAAGGCAATGGCCGCATGATGCACCGCACGCCGGGCCGACTGGCCGCAATGATTGGGGCGCCGATCCTCCATGCGGGTCACACAGGCACTCTGGAGGGCGGCTATCTCATGGTTCCAGGCTCACGTTTCCACGTTGGGACCCGCACTCAGTTGATGGGTGACACGCAAATCATCAATGGGGAAGGGGACCTGGTTGCTTTCATGCACTATTCAGAGGGTGCAGGCGTCATCACCGCCGACATTGAACTGGGCGCAACACCACCACGGGAGACCATTCCAGACCGCTTCTGGATTCAGCGATTGAGCTACCTGACGAATTTCATATGGCACCACCAGAATGCCTGCGGGAAATCGGCATATCAGTGGGCAAAAAGGACAGGAAGATTGCAGACATATGATTTCACAAGCAACGCCCCGCCGGCCGCTTTAACCTTGCGAAAAGATGAGGTTTTGATGCTCTGA
- a CDS encoding bifunctional ADP-dependent NAD(P)H-hydrate dehydratase/NAD(P)H-hydrate epimerase — translation MISDLPGPELLTTDEMYRADAFAIAAGTPGRDLMEAAGAAVADAICDRWDVRATAVLCGPGNKGGDGFVIARLLGERGWPVTLYLLGDLEKLTGDAALAASDWQGQTHALSEHCTDRAQLVVDALFGAGLTRPLEGVAAKLAAASHLSDVPHISVDVPSGIDGNTGADRGQPFAADLTVTFHRAKPGHLLMPGRLRCGELVVAPIGIPKGSIAHTSPKAFHNGPDLWVPQFPFLRNDGHKYSRGHAVVVSGDATSTGAARLAARGALRAGAGLVTVASPEESLAVNAAHLTAIMLEEFDGAPGLTAMLADKRKNAVLIGPGSGVSSFTRARTLAILKTDAGVVLDADALTSFQEFPDMCWSAILKTPGRQVVLTPHEGEFGRLFPDLGEHPDGKPGRVREAAKRSGAVVVLKGPDTVISDPQGRVAINANAPPTLATAGSGDVLAGFVLAQLAQGVPAFEAACIGVWLHGEAATHFGPGLIAEDLPELLPDVLEELEGHIG, via the coding sequence ATGATATCCGACCTGCCCGGGCCAGAGCTGCTGACGACGGACGAAATGTATCGTGCTGATGCGTTCGCCATTGCAGCGGGCACTCCAGGCAGGGACTTGATGGAAGCGGCAGGCGCTGCAGTTGCTGACGCCATTTGTGACCGGTGGGATGTCCGCGCCACAGCAGTTCTGTGCGGTCCGGGAAACAAGGGCGGTGACGGCTTCGTCATAGCGCGCCTGCTCGGTGAGCGCGGTTGGCCGGTGACGTTGTACCTGCTCGGTGATTTGGAAAAACTGACAGGCGATGCAGCACTGGCGGCATCGGACTGGCAGGGACAAACGCATGCCCTGTCGGAGCATTGCACAGATCGAGCACAATTGGTTGTTGATGCGCTCTTCGGCGCAGGGCTGACGCGACCATTGGAAGGCGTAGCAGCCAAACTTGCCGCTGCAAGCCATCTAAGCGATGTGCCCCATATATCCGTGGATGTGCCAAGTGGCATTGATGGAAATACCGGCGCTGACCGCGGGCAGCCATTTGCTGCTGATCTGACTGTCACGTTCCACCGAGCCAAACCGGGCCACTTGTTGATGCCAGGGCGCCTGAGATGCGGTGAGCTTGTCGTTGCACCCATTGGCATTCCCAAGGGGTCAATTGCGCACACAAGCCCGAAAGCATTTCACAACGGTCCTGACTTATGGGTGCCGCAATTTCCATTCCTGCGCAACGATGGACATAAATACAGTCGCGGGCATGCGGTGGTTGTAAGCGGTGACGCAACATCCACCGGCGCTGCCAGGCTGGCGGCGCGAGGAGCGTTGCGCGCAGGTGCGGGGCTGGTGACCGTTGCAAGTCCGGAAGAGTCACTTGCTGTAAACGCTGCGCACCTCACAGCAATTATGCTTGAAGAGTTTGATGGCGCACCGGGCCTCACGGCCATGCTGGCGGACAAGCGCAAGAATGCGGTGCTGATTGGACCAGGATCAGGCGTCAGCTCCTTCACGCGTGCCCGCACGCTTGCAATTTTGAAGACTGACGCTGGGGTGGTTTTGGATGCAGATGCCCTGACGTCCTTTCAAGAGTTTCCTGACATGTGTTGGTCGGCAATTCTCAAAACGCCAGGCCGGCAGGTCGTCCTAACGCCCCATGAAGGGGAATTTGGTCGTCTGTTCCCCGATCTTGGCGAGCATCCAGACGGTAAGCCAGGTCGCGTGCGCGAGGCGGCGAAAAGATCTGGGGCCGTCGTGGTGCTCAAAGGACCGGATACGGTGATCTCTGATCCCCAGGGACGCGTTGCGATCAATGCAAACGCACCGCCAACACTTGCTACCGCAGGTTCCGGCGATGTGCTGGCCGGGTTTGTACTCGCCCAATTGGCGCAAGGTGTACCGGCGTTCGAGGCGGCATGCATCGGTGTTTGGCTGCACGGCGAAGCTGCCACGCATTTTGGTCCAGGGTTGATAGCCGAGGATTTGCCTGAGCTGCTGCCGGATGTTCTCGAAGAACTGGAGGGTCACATTGGCTGA
- a CDS encoding TrmB family transcriptional regulator, translating to MSKFSDNIESSLASLGLSGKLGRFYVAALKLGSAPVQQVAREAGIGRTTAYSLLEKLKDEKLVTLVQKGGKTHMVAENPDVLARNLDDKQRALSAMLPDLRSLYDNGESTPRFQVYDGVDGISTVLNTVLTSDADTVRGILSMQELLASPGRDVIDRFVAQRVAAGKWLHVLRSKAEETDDIWQDSDGELRRVRYTSAAEPFVMTLFLFDNKVGLISSRKENYGLIIESSEFAKVQKALFDVMWQASV from the coding sequence ATGTCTAAATTTTCCGACAATATTGAAAGCAGCCTGGCCTCCCTTGGCCTCAGTGGCAAGCTGGGGCGTTTCTATGTGGCAGCCCTGAAACTGGGCAGTGCGCCTGTGCAGCAAGTGGCCCGGGAGGCGGGGATCGGGCGCACCACAGCCTATTCCCTTCTTGAAAAACTCAAGGATGAGAAACTCGTTACCCTCGTCCAGAAGGGTGGCAAGACACACATGGTGGCGGAAAACCCGGACGTGCTGGCGCGCAACCTGGACGACAAGCAGCGCGCGCTCTCGGCGATGCTGCCGGATCTGCGATCCCTATATGACAACGGCGAAAGCACGCCGCGTTTTCAGGTCTACGATGGTGTCGACGGCATCTCGACGGTGCTGAACACAGTGCTCACATCGGATGCAGACACTGTCCGTGGAATCTTGTCCATGCAGGAACTGCTTGCTTCGCCGGGACGAGATGTCATTGATCGGTTTGTGGCACAGCGTGTTGCGGCAGGAAAATGGCTCCATGTCCTGCGATCCAAGGCGGAAGAGACTGACGACATCTGGCAGGACAGTGATGGTGAGCTGCGCCGCGTCCGTTATACCTCTGCTGCGGAGCCCTTTGTGATGACCCTTTTCCTGTTCGACAACAAGGTGGGCCTCATCTCATCCCGCAAGGAGAACTATGGCCTCATTATCGAAAGCAGCGAATTCGCCAAGGTGCAGAAAGCGCTGTTTGATGTGATGTGGCAGGCAAGCGTATAG
- a CDS encoding histidine phosphatase family protein: MPRIYMIRHGKAAAGWGADADPGLDGEGQAQSEAVAKEITERVGDAAPLPLVTSPLKRCRETSVPLARLWSAVPQVEAAVSEIPSPTEDLDERAAWLRRVMPGTWTDIAKDEVSGDVDFTGWRDSLVAQLQSISEDTVIFSHFIAINAAVGGATGDDRVVCFRPDNCSVTEFDVTDAGLKVVSLGREADTIVR; this comes from the coding sequence GTGCCGCGCATTTACATGATCCGCCATGGTAAGGCCGCAGCAGGGTGGGGGGCTGACGCTGATCCCGGTCTTGATGGGGAGGGCCAAGCCCAGTCCGAGGCTGTCGCCAAAGAAATAACCGAAAGAGTTGGGGACGCTGCGCCACTGCCACTGGTGACCAGCCCCCTAAAACGGTGCCGTGAAACAAGCGTGCCGCTGGCCCGTCTATGGTCTGCTGTACCCCAAGTTGAAGCGGCGGTGAGCGAGATACCTTCACCGACCGAAGACTTGGATGAACGTGCCGCATGGCTGCGTCGGGTGATGCCAGGAACATGGACGGACATTGCCAAAGATGAAGTCTCCGGTGATGTCGACTTTACGGGCTGGCGTGACTCACTGGTTGCTCAGTTGCAATCCATCTCCGAGGATACGGTGATCTTTAGCCACTTCATTGCGATCAACGCGGCTGTGGGTGGTGCCACCGGTGACGACCGAGTTGTCTGCTTTCGCCCAGACAACTGCTCCGTGACCGAATTCGATGTGACCGATGCGGGATTGAAGGTGGTGTCGCTAGGCCGCGAGGCAGATACTATCGTCCGCTGA